A DNA window from Rhinolophus sinicus isolate RSC01 linkage group LG10, ASM3656204v1, whole genome shotgun sequence contains the following coding sequences:
- the HNRNPA0 gene encoding heterogeneous nuclear ribonucleoprotein A0: MENSQLCKLFIGGLNVQTSESGLRGHFEAFGTLTDCVVVVNPQTKRSRCFGFVTYSNVEEADAAMAASPHAVDGNTVELKRAVSREDSARPGAHAKVKKLFVGGLKGDVAEGDLIEHFSQFGTVEKAEIIADKQSGKKRGFGFVYFQNHDAADKAAVVKFHPIQGHRVEVKKAVPKEDIHSGGGGGGSRSSRGGRGGRGRGGGRDQNGLSKGGGGGYNSYGGYGGGGGGGGYNAYGGGGGGSSYGGSDYGNGFGGFGSYSQHQSSYGPMKSGGGGGGGGGSSWGGRSNSGPYRGGYGGGGGYGGSSF; encoded by the coding sequence ATGGAGAATTCCCAGTTGTGTAAGCTGTTCATCGGCGGCCTCAATGTGCAGACGAGTGAGTCGGGCCTGCGCGGCCACTTTGAGGCCTTTGGGACTCTGACGGACTGCGTGGTGGTGGTGAACCCCCAGACCAAGCGCTCCCGTTGCTTTGGCTTCGTGACCTACTCCAATGTGGAGGAGGCCGATGCCGCCATGGCCGCCTCGCCTCATGCCGTGGACGGCAACACGGTGGAGCTGAAGCGGGCGGTGTCCCGGGAGGATTCGGCGCGGCCCGGTGCCCACGCCAAGGTTAAGAAGCTCTTTGTCGGGGGTCTAAAGGGAGATGTGGCTGAGGGCGACCTGATCGAGCACTTCTCGCAGTTTGGCACCGTGGAAAAGGCCGAGATTATTGCCGACAAGCAGTCCGGCAAGAAGCGTGGCTTCGGCTTCGTGTATTTTCAGAATCACGACGCGGCAGACAAGGCCGCGGTGGTCAAGTTCCATCCGATCCAAGGCCATCGCGTGGAGGTGAAGAAGGCCGTTCCTAAGGAGGATATCCACTCCGGTGGGGGTGGAGGCGGTTCCCGGTCTTCCCGGGGCGGCCGAGGCGGCCGGGGTCGCGGCGGTGGTCGTGATCAGAATGGCCTGTCTAAAGGCGGTGGCGGCGGCTACAACAGCTACGGTGGTtacggcggcggtggcggcggcggcggctacAATGCCTAcggcggcggcggaggcggtTCGTCCTACGGTGGAAGCGACTACGGTAACGGCTTCGGCGGTTTCGGCAGCTACAGCCAGCACCAGTCCTCCTATGGGCCCATGaagagcggcggcggcggcggcggtggagGAGGCAGCAGCTGGGGCGGTCGCAGTAACAGTGGACCTTACAGAGGCGGttatggtggtgggggtggttaCGGAGGcagctccttttaa